Within Rothia sp. ZJ932, the genomic segment CCTCGGTGAAGTGACCTACCAAGCCTGCTTGGGTTGGCTTGTTGTAGTAGGGGGTCACTACCAAAAGACCGTCAACACCCACACGATCGGCAGCCTTGACTAGGTTCAGGGTGTGGTTGGTATCGTTCGAGCCAACACCGGCAATGATCTTAACGCGATCGCCCACAGCATCTTTCACGATGTCAAAGACGCGTTCGTTTTCCTCATCGGTCATCGTGGAATACTCACCGGTGGTACCGCACACCACAAGACCATCGTGACCACGGTCAGCGAGGTGAAGAGCAAGTTCAGCGGTGGCGGTTTCGTCGACCGATCCATCATCAGCGAAAGGCGTCACCATAGCGGTGAGCAAACGCCCGAAAATAGGCTCGGCAAATGTTCCAACGGTGTTCTGTGACTGCGACATATCTCTAATCTACCCTGTGTTGTGCGCACTTACTACTTGTAACTGGTACGTAGAAGTTCACATATGTTGAGTTTTGTGTTCTTATCTAGGATGCTCCATGAAGGTGCAGATAGCGAGCTGTGAGCACTTCGTTACCTAGTATGTTCCTCCTGTTCTACGAGGTGTGTCAGGAAGCAACCAGTTTTCCTGCGCGTAAAGCAATGGCCTCACGCATGGCGGAGCGGGCACGCTTACGATCACCTGAGGCATCGTAGGCTAAAGACAGGTTGAACCAGTTCTGCCATTTTTCAGGGTTCTCTTCAGCTGCCCTGCGGTACTTCTCAAATTGTGCGTCCGCGTCCTGCCGTACCATACGCCCCGAGGGGTGACGCTCGATGGTGTCTTCAGGGAGCAGACCTTGGGCCGCCATTTCTTCTGCCATCGTTTGAATCCGAGAGCCAAAAATGATTTCGCGGATCATAGCCCAGGCGCCAATAACCGGTAGCACTATCAGGCTCATACCCAGTACTACGCCGACCCACTCGCCACTGGTCATCAAAAGGATGCCGCGTTGAACGGTTACTCCCAGATACAGAGTCAGCAAGGCGATGACGATGGCAGCAAAAAGTTTGCCGCGCCCGCGCCCCTCAATCACCGTAAAAACGCCAACAAAAGCCAGCACCATAAAAACAGTAATTTTCGCGCCCTGAGGTAACGGTAGCAAGAGCACGGTGAGAGCAACCAGCACTATAGCGGTGGCACTAAATAGTTTGAGCGAGTTCATCTATGAAAGATCCAAATACCCGTCAAGCCCGTGCGTCAGACCGGGTTGCTGGGCAACTTCTCGAACGCCCAAGAGTACACCGGGCATAAAGGACGCACGGTCAAAGGAATCATGGCGAATCACCAGCTGCTGCCCCGGATCGCCCAGCAAGATTTCCTGATGAGCAACAAGCCCTCGCAGACGAACCGCGTGAACGTGTACACCGTCAACAACCGCACCGCGTGAACCGCCCTCATCGTGTTCGGTAGCATCAGGGGACTCTCCTACGCCGGCGTTTACTCGTGCCTCAGCGATTTTGCGGGCGGTGTGAACCGCTGTACCCGAGGGCGCATCAACCTTATTCGGGTGGTGCATCTCGATAACCTCAACAGAATCAAAATAGCGAGCGGCTTTAGCGGCAAACTCGGTGGCAAGAATCGAACCGATAGCAAAATTGGGGGCAATAAGCACACCAACCTGCGGGTTTTCAGCTAACAAAGCACGCAAATTCTCGAGGCGTTCAGTGTCCCACCCAGTCGTGCCCACCACCGCATGCATGCCGTTTTCAACTGCGAACCGCACGTTCTTCTCAGTGACAGAAGGGACGGTCAGGTCAACGACGATTTCAGCGCCGGCATCAACCAGTTCCTGCAAAGAGTCGCCAGACCCCAGTGCCGCTACCAGATCCATATCCTCAGCAGTGTTGATAGCTCGCACAGCTTCGCTACCCATGCGTCCGCCCGCCCCGACAACAGCAACTTTAAGAATTCTCGTCATAGCTTCTAAACGCCCACCCTCTCACAAAATTTTGGCAATGGCTTACTACTTTACCGCGATAGTCACAGGAGTTCCCCGTTTGTGTCGATACATGAAACATCTGTGTACCCACTAAACTGGTACGGGAGTACTACAGCGCCACCTGCCTCAGGTCGCCACCTCTACCCGCTCCATCCGTTTCATGCCGTACCATCTGATACGCGCCCTGCGCCCTTGGCAGATATCGGCACCCAGCACGTCAGTGAAGGTAAGTATGCAGCAAGAACACGTTTTCTACTCCAGCGTTCGCCCTGAAGAAGGAACCAGGCGTTTCGTTCTGCCCGGTCTTGATGGGTTGCGAGCTGTGGCGGTCTTGCTAGTGGTCATCTACCACCTGTGGCCAGCTGCTCTTCCCGGCGGCATGATCGGTGTTGATATCTTTTTTGTCATCTCTGGTTACTTGATTACAGCGCTCTTACTACGCGAAGGCGCGTACACCGGCAAGATGAACATTATTGCTTTTTGGGTACGCCGCCTGCGCAGGCTCGTTCCGGCTGTTGCTGCTCTGGTGCTCACCATAGCTCCCGTGGCGCTTCTGGTCGGTGGGGATATTCTGGTAGGATTCGGCAGGCAGCTGCTCGGTGCGTTTACCTATTCTTCTAACTGGTTCTCTATCGCTGCCGGTAACGACTATTTCACGCAGACTTCGCCCGAACTACTGACGAATTTCTGGTCGTTGGCGGTGGAGGAGCAGTTCTACTTCTTCTGGCCCGTTGTCTTAGTGTTTGCCTGTATCTTTTTGAAAACCTGGCGGCAGCGAGCATTGGTGCCGGTTATTCTGGGCGTTCTCTCGCTGGTATTAGTAATAATTTTGGTATGGTCAGGCGGCAGCTTTGCTCGTATCTACTACGGCACTGACACGCACCTCTACGGGCTGATGCTCGGAGTGCTTTTGGCACTGCTAATCCCGTGGAGCATGTACCCGCCCGTGGACGCGCGTCTTTACACCCACGTAGGCTATGGCAACGGTCTCTGGGGTACAGTCCGGGCTCTTGTGGGGTGGTTCAGTCTTGCCGCTATAGTGCCGTTGGCTAGGGTGCTTTCTGAGCATGAGCAGTCTGTGTTGCAGCCCTGGGGATTGCTGGCTGGGGCGTTATTGGGGCTCGGCGTTTTGCAGGCGCTACTGCCCGATACTCGCTCAGCCATTGCCCGGTGGCTCAGAGGTGCTCTATCGTTCGCGCCCCTGGTCTGGATTGGTAAGCGTTCCTACGGAATCTATCTGTGGCACTGGCCGCTGGCTGTATTAGCCCACTATATTTTCGGTCCCGGCTTCGGTCTGTGGGTACAGATTCCCCTGCTCCTGTTGACTCTAACTATTGCTGGTTTTTCCTATATGTACATCGAGACGCCGGTGCGCAGGTACGGTTTCCGAGGGGCCCTCACAGCCTGGGTGGAGGCGATCTTCTCCCCCGCTAAAGCCCTGCCTGTTGCTGGCGTAGCTCTGCTGGTTGTGGGTGCAGCAGCTAATGTTTTCGCGGTACAAACCGCCCCGCACATGACCGAAGCCCAAGCTCTGATTGCTCAGGGAAAAGCCCAGCTTAACCGGGCGCAACAAGAATCTGGATCTTCACACGTGGCTGAGAATCAACAAACGACAGCACCCGACGCGCCCTCTTCCGTATCTACTGATAGTGCAGAAATAGCTCCCGAAGAAAGCAATAGCGGCATCAGCATTATTGGCGACTCAGTGTCATTGGCATCTGCCGGTCAGCTTCACGAGAAACTACCCGACTCCGCCGTCAATGCTGAAATCTCACGGCAGTTCGCAGCAGCTCCGGACATCATTTTCTCACTCAAGCAAGAAGGCACACTAGGCGATACCCTGGTGCTCTCTTTGACCACCAACTCCACCATTTCCCCAACCATGGTCGACCAAGCCATCACCGCAGCCAAAGACGCAGGCGTACAACATATCGTGCTCGTCACCGGCCAGGCACCCGCCCACCTCACCTGGGTTCAGGCTTCCAACGAGGTGCTGCAAGCCACCGCCCAACGACACCCGGAGGTAGCGCTCGCCGACTGGGCAACTGCATCCACCGGCAAACCCCAGCTTTTCGCGAACGACGGCGTCCACCCCACCCCCGAAGGCGCCGAGCTCTACGCCCAAACCATCAAGGACGCGGTAGAGAAGGTAAAGGGGCGCTAGACCCTCACATACTTAAAG encodes:
- the dapB gene encoding 4-hydroxy-tetrahydrodipicolinate reductase, whose translation is MTRILKVAVVGAGGRMGSEAVRAINTAEDMDLVAALGSGDSLQELVDAGAEIVVDLTVPSVTEKNVRFAVENGMHAVVGTTGWDTERLENLRALLAENPQVGVLIAPNFAIGSILATEFAAKAARYFDSVEVIEMHHPNKVDAPSGTAVHTARKIAEARVNAGVGESPDATEHDEGGSRGAVVDGVHVHAVRLRGLVAHQEILLGDPGQQLVIRHDSFDRASFMPGVLLGVREVAQQPGLTHGLDGYLDLS
- a CDS encoding acyltransferase family protein, with amino-acid sequence MQQEHVFYSSVRPEEGTRRFVLPGLDGLRAVAVLLVVIYHLWPAALPGGMIGVDIFFVISGYLITALLLREGAYTGKMNIIAFWVRRLRRLVPAVAALVLTIAPVALLVGGDILVGFGRQLLGAFTYSSNWFSIAAGNDYFTQTSPELLTNFWSLAVEEQFYFFWPVVLVFACIFLKTWRQRALVPVILGVLSLVLVIILVWSGGSFARIYYGTDTHLYGLMLGVLLALLIPWSMYPPVDARLYTHVGYGNGLWGTVRALVGWFSLAAIVPLARVLSEHEQSVLQPWGLLAGALLGLGVLQALLPDTRSAIARWLRGALSFAPLVWIGKRSYGIYLWHWPLAVLAHYIFGPGFGLWVQIPLLLLTLTIAGFSYMYIETPVRRYGFRGALTAWVEAIFSPAKALPVAGVALLVVGAAANVFAVQTAPHMTEAQALIAQGKAQLNRAQQESGSSHVAENQQTTAPDAPSSVSTDSAEIAPEESNSGISIIGDSVSLASAGQLHEKLPDSAVNAEISRQFAAAPDIIFSLKQEGTLGDTLVLSLTTNSTISPTMVDQAITAAKDAGVQHIVLVTGQAPAHLTWVQASNEVLQATAQRHPEVALADWATASTGKPQLFANDGVHPTPEGAELYAQTIKDAVEKVKGR